CAGTATCCTCCAAACAAGGGCATGGAGGTCCAGAAGAGGCAGGTTTCCCAGAGATAAGCCTGGCCGGTGAGTGGCAGGGTTGGATCTAGAACCCACACCTGTGCCTTCTTGGCCAATGCTCTTTCCTCTTGGTGAAACATCCTCCTATAATTCCTTACCTCCAGTGATCTCTTTGGTCTTCAATTCCCCCATTTTCCATGGAGGGCTAGAACCAATATCCCCCAACTACATTAAATGACTTGCCTTTGCATCCCATAATAAGTCAGGGATAGAGCCAGGATTGGAATTCAGGCCTCTGAGTTCCCAGAACAGGTTTACTCCAGCCCCATCACTTACACATCATGATTCTTCCCTCTAAGACAGAATCTGCTCCTGCCCTCTTCCTCATGCATTTACATCCTTACCCACACTCATTGTCTGAACTTCCCAATGTAGACAGTTAGCATTGCCAACCCATCGGCGAAGATCTCATGTCTTGATCTAGTAAAATATCTGGGCCACCTTTTAATCCTCAGCTTAGCAGCCCAACATATTTCCTGTTAAGTCtaagaaataaattatgtatTCAATTGGGTCAGGAGTCTACAGGAAGATGAAGGAAGATAGGAAATCAGGGCAGCAGAgataaaggaagagaagaagattGCAATGGGTGTGTGTGAGTCAATCCAGTAGTCAACTTGAAGCTATTAATCATTTACCACACCCTTGGCTGGTGGAGAAAACACTCTTCAGGAGTCAGAAGGGAGAAGAGATGCAGGGAGCTGGTCTCATTGTGGCCTTGCCTGGGTTTCTTCCAGGCTCAACTGTTCCTGCAGCAATGTCTTCctggcaacagcagcagcagcaagagcACCAGTGTCCACCTCAGGTGGCCCAGCGGCAGCAGGTGAAGCAGCTCTGTCAGCCACCCCCTGTCAAATGTCAGGAGACATGTGTACCCAAAACCAAGGATCCATATGCTCCCCAGGCCAAGAAGCAATGCCCACCCAAGGGCACACCCATACCAGCCCAGCAGAAGTGTCCCTCAGCCCAGCAAGCCCCCAAGAGTAAACAGAAGTAAGGATAGACCAAGATACACCTGCCTTCCATCCAGGCTACCAGATGcagctttcttttcctcctgcttctcctccctccaACCCCAGCTCCAGGATTtgctctcctctcccacctcctc
Above is a window of Balaenoptera acutorostrata chromosome 1, mBalAcu1.1, whole genome shotgun sequence DNA encoding:
- the SPRR4 gene encoding small proline-rich protein 4, whose product is MSSWQQQQQQEHQCPPQVAQRQQVKQLCQPPPVKCQETCVPKTKDPYAPQAKKQCPPKGTPIPAQQKCPSAQQAPKSKQK